A genomic window from Haliaeetus albicilla chromosome 10, bHalAlb1.1, whole genome shotgun sequence includes:
- the UBAP2L gene encoding ubiquitin-associated protein 2-like isoform X1, which yields MMTSVGTNRARGNWEQTQTQSQTQHKQRPQATAEQIRLAQMISDHNDADFEEKVKQLIDITGKNQDECVIALHDCNGDVNRAINVLLEGNPDTHSWEMVGKKKGVSGQKESGQAEPSEESKENRERDRDFSRRRGGPPRRGRGASRGREFRGQENGLDGGKSGGSSGRGTERGRRGRGRGRGGSGRRGGRFSAQGMGTFNPADYAEPAGTDENYGNSNNNTWNNTGSFEPDDGTRLDFIGGEGSNYPRKFDTAPGTKHPGAWRAATEEWGTEDWNEDLSETKIFTASNVSSVPLPAENVTITAGQRIDLAVLLGKTPSSMENESTNLESSQAPSLAQPLVFSNSKQSAISQPASGNSFSHHSMVSMLGKGFGDVGEAKGSSTTGSQFLEQFKTAQALAQLAAQHTQPGGSTTASSWDMGSTTQTSSLVQYDLKNPTDSSVHSPFTKRQAFTSTSTMIEVFMQEKQPVVTASTTVPAPPSSPLPSKTNPVPQMSPGSSDNQSSSPQPAQQKLKQQKKKASLTSKIPALAVEMPGSADISGLNLQFGALQFGSEPVLAEYESTPTTSTAVSQSQSSLYTSTASESSSTISSNQSQESGYQSGTIQTATFTSQNSTQGPLYEQRSTQTRRYPNSISSSPQKDLTQAKNGFSSVQPTPLQTTQAVEGATGPAVKSDSPSAPSITPLNDGVSASSLLTTASQHSTALSSLSHSEELPSTTTTQLSSTLPTQQNSLSSSTSSGRTSTSTLLHTSVESEASLHSSASTFSTSSSTVSAAPPVVSASSSLSSVSSLGLSLSSNSTVTASTRSSVATTSGKAPPNLPPGVPPLLPNPYIMAPGLLHAYPPQVYGYDDLQMLQTRFPLDYYSIPFPTPTTPLTGRDGSLSSNPYSGDLTKFGRGDASSPAPATTLAQPQQSQTQTHHTTQQTFLNPALPPGYSYTSLPYYTGVPGLPSTFQYGPAVFPVAPTSSKQHGVNVSVNASATPFQQPSGYGSHGYSTGVSVTSSNTGVPDISGSVYSKTQQSFEKQGFHTGTPAASFNLPSALGSGGPINPATAAAYPPTPFMHILTPHQQPHSQILHHHLQQDGQLPYLQMILCCQRQQEDQGGSGQRSQGSSIPQKSQANKSAYNSYSWGAN from the exons ATGATGACATCGGTGGGCACTAACCGAGCCcgggggaactgggagcagaCACAGACACAGAGCCAGACACAGCACAAGCAGCGGCCGCAG GCTACTGCGGAACAGATTCGACTTGCACAGATGATTTCGGACCACAATGACGCTGACTTTGAGGAGAAGGTGAAACAA CTGATTGACATCACAGGCAAGAACCAGGATGAGTGTGTGATTGCTCTGCATGACTGCAATGGAGATGTTAACAGAGCCATCAACGTGCTGCTGGAGGGCAATCCGGACACG CATTCCTGGGAAATGGTTGGGAAGAAGAAGGGTGTCTCGGGACAGAAGGAGAGTGGACAGGCAGAACCCagtgaagaaagcaaagaaaaccgGGAGAGGGATCGGGATTTCAGCAGACGACGTGGCGGGCCACCGAGGCGGGGGCGAGGTGCCAGCCGTGGAAGAGAGT TTCGGGGCCAGGAGAATGGACTAGATGGTGGTAAGAGTGGAGGATCTTCTGGAAGAGGCACAGAAAGAGGGAGGCGGGGACGTGGCCGAGGCCGAG GTGGCTCTGGAAGGCGAGGGGGAAGATTTTCTGCCCAAGGCATGGG AACTTTCAACCCAGCTGACTATGCTGAGCCAGCCGGCACGGATGAGAACTACGGGAATAGCAACAACAACACATGGAACAACACTGGCAGTTTTGAGCCAGATGATGGCACAA gacTTGATTTCATTGGGGGTGAGGGGTCAAATTATCCCCGAAAATTTGACACTGCTCCTGGTACGAAACATCCAG GTGCATGGAGGGCCGCAACAGAAGAATGGGGCACAGAGGACTGGAATGAAGAT cTGTCTGAGACAAAGATCTTCACCGCCTCTAATGTGTCTTCAGTGCCTCTGCCTGCCGAGAATGTGACAATCACAGCTGGACAGAG AATTGATCTTGCAGTCCTGCTAGGAAAGACGCCCTCTTCTATGGAGAATGAGTCAACAAACCTGGAGTCATCGCAGGCTCCTTCTCTGGCCCAGCCACTGGTGTTCAGCAATTCCAAGCAAAGTGCTATATCCCAGCCTGCCTCTGGTAACTCCTTCTCTCACCACAGCATG GTGAGCATGCTGGGGAAAGGGTTTGGAGATGTTGGGGAGGCCAAAGGCAGCAGTACCACAGGTTCTCAGTTCCTGGAGCAGTTCAAGACAGCCCAGGCTCTGGCTCAGCTGGCTGCTCAGCACACCCAGCCTGGTGGGAGCACCACTGCTTCTTCTTGGGACATGGGATCCACTACGCAGACCTCGTCTCTTGTGCAGTATG ATCTCAAGAACCCAACAGACTCTTCTGTTCATAGTCCCTTCACCAAGCGTCAGGCCTTCACATCGACTTCAACCATGATAGAAGTGTTCATGCAGGAGAAACAACCTGTGGTGACTGCCTCCACAACCGTGCCGGCACCCCCTTCCTCACCGCTGCCCAGCAAAACCAATCCTGTTCCCCAGATGTCCCCAGGGTCCTCGGACAACCAGTCCTCCAGTCCCCAGCCAGCACAGCAGAAGctgaagcagcaaaagaaaaaagcatcgTTAACATCAAAG ATTCCTGCGCTTGCAGTGGAAATGCCTGGCTCAGCAGATATCTCAGGGCTAAACCTGCAGTTTGGGGCATTACAGTTTGGTTCGGAGCCTGTTCTTGCGGAGTACGAATCGACGCCCACAACAAGCACCGCTGTTAGCCAATCTCAAAGCAGCCTGTACACCAGCACGGCTAG TGAATCTTCATCCACAATTTCGTCCAATCAAAGCCAGGAGTCTGGTTACCAGAGCGGCACAATACAGACAGCAACGTTTACCTCCCAGAACAGCACTCAGGGACCACTGTATGAACAGAGATCCACCCAGACGAGGCGATACCCAAATTCAATCTCTTCCTCGCCCCAGAAAGATCTGACCCAGGCCAAG aATGGTTTCAGTTCTGTGCAACCCACGCCATTACAAACCACACAGGCTGTTGAAG GTGCTACAGGCCCGGCAGTGAAATCCGattccccctctgctcccagtaTCACGCCTCTCAATGATGGGGTATCTGCCTCGTCCTTGCTGACGACAGCCAGCCAACACTCGAcagctctgagcagcctgagCCACAGTGAGGAACTCCCTAGTACGACCACCACCCAACTCAGCAG TACATTACCCACCCAGCAGAACAGTCTGTCCTCATCCACATCCTCTGGGCGAACGTCAACCTCAACTCTTCTG CACACAAGTGTGGAGAGTGAAGCAAGCCTCCATTCTTCTGCTAGCactttctccacctcctccagcacagtGTCAGCCGCCCCACCAGTCGTAAGTGCTTCATCCAGTCTCAGCAGTGTCAGCAGCCTGGGCCTCAGCCTCAGTAGTAACTCCACGGTGACAGCCTCAACTCGCAGCTCCGTTGCAACAACATCAG gaaAAGCCCCTCCCAATCTCCCTCCTGGAGTCCCACCGTTGTTGCCTAATCCGTACATCATGGCTCCAGGCTTGCTACATGCCTATCCG CCACAGGTGTATGGATATGATGACTTGCAAATGCTCCAGACGAGATTCCCTTTG gATTACTACAGCATCCCATTCCCTACACCCACCACCCCGCTGACTGGAAGAGATGGCAGCCTGAGCAGCAATCCGTACTCTG GTGACTTAACAAAATTTGGCCGAGGTGAtgcctcttctcctgctcctgcaacGACTTTGGCCCAGCCTCAGCAGAGCCAGACCCAGACTCACCACACCACGCAGCAGACGTTCCTGAACCCAGCGCTGCCTCCTGGCTACAGTTACACCAGTCTGCCGTACTACACAGGGGTACCAGGGCTCCCCAGCACCTTCCAATACGGGCCCGCCGTGTTCCCT GTTGCTCCTACCTCTTCCAAGCAGCATGGTGTGAATGTCAGCGTCAACGCATCAGCAACCCCTTTTCAGCAGCCCAGTGGCTATGGCTCTCATGGATACAGCACTG gTGTATCCGTGACATCCAGTAATACAGGAGTGCCAGACATCTCGGGCTCTGTCTACTCCAAAACTCAG CAATCCTTCGAGAAGCAGGGATTTCACACTGGAACCCCAGCAGCCTCCTTCAATCTGCCTTCAGCGCTGGGCAGCGGCGGCCCCATCAACCCTGCAACGGCAGCGGCATACCCCCCCACTCCTTTCATGCACATCCTGACCCCGCATCAGCAGCCCCACTCGCAGATCCTCCACCACCAcctgcagcaggatgggcaG CTTCCATATTTGCAGATGATACTGTGCTGCCAACGCCAGCAGGAAGACCAG ggtggctctGGGCAGCGCAGCCAAGGCAGCTCCATCCCCCAGAAATCCCAGGCCAACAAGTCTGCCTACAACAGCTACAGCTGGGGCGCCAACTGA
- the UBAP2L gene encoding ubiquitin-associated protein 2-like isoform X3, whose product MMTSVGTNRARGNWEQTQTQSQTQHKQRPQATAEQIRLAQMISDHNDADFEEKVKQLIDITGKNQDECVIALHDCNGDVNRAINVLLEGNPDTHSWEMVGKKKGVSGQKESGQAEPSEESKENRERDRDFSRRRGGPPRRGRGASRGREFRGQENGLDGGKSGGSSGRGTERGRRGRGRGRGGSGRRGGRFSAQGMGTFNPADYAEPAGTDENYGNSNNNTWNNTGSFEPDDGTRLDFIGGEGSNYPRKFDTAPGTKHPGAWRAATEEWGTEDWNEDLSETKIFTASNVSSVPLPAENVTITAGQRIDLAVLLGKTPSSMENESTNLESSQAPSLAQPLVFSNSKQSAISQPASGNSFSHHSMVSMLGKGFGDVGEAKGSSTTGSQFLEQFKTAQALAQLAAQHTQPGGSTTASSWDMGSTTQTSSLVQYDLKNPTDSSVHSPFTKRQAFTSTSTMIEVFMQEKQPVVTASTTVPAPPSSPLPSKTNPVPQMSPGSSDNQSSSPQPAQQKLKQQKKKASLTSKIPALAVEMPGSADISGLNLQFGALQFGSEPVLAEYESTPTTSTAVSQSQSSLYTSTASESSSTISSNQSQESGYQSGTIQTATFTSQNSTQGPLYEQRSTQTRRYPNSISSSPQKDLTQAKNGFSSVQPTPLQTTQAVEGATGPAVKSDSPSAPSITPLNDGVSASSLLTTASQHSTALSSLSHSEELPSTTTTQLSSTLPTQQNSLSSSTSSGRTSTSTLLHTSVESEASLHSSASTFSTSSSTVSAAPPVVSASSSLSSVSSLGLSLSSNSTVTASTRSSVATTSGKAPPNLPPGVPPLLPNPYIMAPGLLHAYPPQVYGYDDLQMLQTRFPLDYYSIPFPTPTTPLTGRDGSLSSNPYSGDLTKFGRGDASSPAPATTLAQPQQSQTQTHHTTQQTFLNPALPPGYSYTSLPYYTGVPGLPSTFQYGPAVFPVAPTSSKQHGVNVSVNASATPFQQPSGYGSHGYSTGVSVTSSNTGVPDISGSVYSKTQQSFEKQGFHTGTPAASFNLPSALGSGGPINPATAAAYPPTPFMHILTPHQQPHSQILHHHLQQDGQMILCCQRQQEDQGGSGQRSQGSSIPQKSQANKSAYNSYSWGAN is encoded by the exons ATGATGACATCGGTGGGCACTAACCGAGCCcgggggaactgggagcagaCACAGACACAGAGCCAGACACAGCACAAGCAGCGGCCGCAG GCTACTGCGGAACAGATTCGACTTGCACAGATGATTTCGGACCACAATGACGCTGACTTTGAGGAGAAGGTGAAACAA CTGATTGACATCACAGGCAAGAACCAGGATGAGTGTGTGATTGCTCTGCATGACTGCAATGGAGATGTTAACAGAGCCATCAACGTGCTGCTGGAGGGCAATCCGGACACG CATTCCTGGGAAATGGTTGGGAAGAAGAAGGGTGTCTCGGGACAGAAGGAGAGTGGACAGGCAGAACCCagtgaagaaagcaaagaaaaccgGGAGAGGGATCGGGATTTCAGCAGACGACGTGGCGGGCCACCGAGGCGGGGGCGAGGTGCCAGCCGTGGAAGAGAGT TTCGGGGCCAGGAGAATGGACTAGATGGTGGTAAGAGTGGAGGATCTTCTGGAAGAGGCACAGAAAGAGGGAGGCGGGGACGTGGCCGAGGCCGAG GTGGCTCTGGAAGGCGAGGGGGAAGATTTTCTGCCCAAGGCATGGG AACTTTCAACCCAGCTGACTATGCTGAGCCAGCCGGCACGGATGAGAACTACGGGAATAGCAACAACAACACATGGAACAACACTGGCAGTTTTGAGCCAGATGATGGCACAA gacTTGATTTCATTGGGGGTGAGGGGTCAAATTATCCCCGAAAATTTGACACTGCTCCTGGTACGAAACATCCAG GTGCATGGAGGGCCGCAACAGAAGAATGGGGCACAGAGGACTGGAATGAAGAT cTGTCTGAGACAAAGATCTTCACCGCCTCTAATGTGTCTTCAGTGCCTCTGCCTGCCGAGAATGTGACAATCACAGCTGGACAGAG AATTGATCTTGCAGTCCTGCTAGGAAAGACGCCCTCTTCTATGGAGAATGAGTCAACAAACCTGGAGTCATCGCAGGCTCCTTCTCTGGCCCAGCCACTGGTGTTCAGCAATTCCAAGCAAAGTGCTATATCCCAGCCTGCCTCTGGTAACTCCTTCTCTCACCACAGCATG GTGAGCATGCTGGGGAAAGGGTTTGGAGATGTTGGGGAGGCCAAAGGCAGCAGTACCACAGGTTCTCAGTTCCTGGAGCAGTTCAAGACAGCCCAGGCTCTGGCTCAGCTGGCTGCTCAGCACACCCAGCCTGGTGGGAGCACCACTGCTTCTTCTTGGGACATGGGATCCACTACGCAGACCTCGTCTCTTGTGCAGTATG ATCTCAAGAACCCAACAGACTCTTCTGTTCATAGTCCCTTCACCAAGCGTCAGGCCTTCACATCGACTTCAACCATGATAGAAGTGTTCATGCAGGAGAAACAACCTGTGGTGACTGCCTCCACAACCGTGCCGGCACCCCCTTCCTCACCGCTGCCCAGCAAAACCAATCCTGTTCCCCAGATGTCCCCAGGGTCCTCGGACAACCAGTCCTCCAGTCCCCAGCCAGCACAGCAGAAGctgaagcagcaaaagaaaaaagcatcgTTAACATCAAAG ATTCCTGCGCTTGCAGTGGAAATGCCTGGCTCAGCAGATATCTCAGGGCTAAACCTGCAGTTTGGGGCATTACAGTTTGGTTCGGAGCCTGTTCTTGCGGAGTACGAATCGACGCCCACAACAAGCACCGCTGTTAGCCAATCTCAAAGCAGCCTGTACACCAGCACGGCTAG TGAATCTTCATCCACAATTTCGTCCAATCAAAGCCAGGAGTCTGGTTACCAGAGCGGCACAATACAGACAGCAACGTTTACCTCCCAGAACAGCACTCAGGGACCACTGTATGAACAGAGATCCACCCAGACGAGGCGATACCCAAATTCAATCTCTTCCTCGCCCCAGAAAGATCTGACCCAGGCCAAG aATGGTTTCAGTTCTGTGCAACCCACGCCATTACAAACCACACAGGCTGTTGAAG GTGCTACAGGCCCGGCAGTGAAATCCGattccccctctgctcccagtaTCACGCCTCTCAATGATGGGGTATCTGCCTCGTCCTTGCTGACGACAGCCAGCCAACACTCGAcagctctgagcagcctgagCCACAGTGAGGAACTCCCTAGTACGACCACCACCCAACTCAGCAG TACATTACCCACCCAGCAGAACAGTCTGTCCTCATCCACATCCTCTGGGCGAACGTCAACCTCAACTCTTCTG CACACAAGTGTGGAGAGTGAAGCAAGCCTCCATTCTTCTGCTAGCactttctccacctcctccagcacagtGTCAGCCGCCCCACCAGTCGTAAGTGCTTCATCCAGTCTCAGCAGTGTCAGCAGCCTGGGCCTCAGCCTCAGTAGTAACTCCACGGTGACAGCCTCAACTCGCAGCTCCGTTGCAACAACATCAG gaaAAGCCCCTCCCAATCTCCCTCCTGGAGTCCCACCGTTGTTGCCTAATCCGTACATCATGGCTCCAGGCTTGCTACATGCCTATCCG CCACAGGTGTATGGATATGATGACTTGCAAATGCTCCAGACGAGATTCCCTTTG gATTACTACAGCATCCCATTCCCTACACCCACCACCCCGCTGACTGGAAGAGATGGCAGCCTGAGCAGCAATCCGTACTCTG GTGACTTAACAAAATTTGGCCGAGGTGAtgcctcttctcctgctcctgcaacGACTTTGGCCCAGCCTCAGCAGAGCCAGACCCAGACTCACCACACCACGCAGCAGACGTTCCTGAACCCAGCGCTGCCTCCTGGCTACAGTTACACCAGTCTGCCGTACTACACAGGGGTACCAGGGCTCCCCAGCACCTTCCAATACGGGCCCGCCGTGTTCCCT GTTGCTCCTACCTCTTCCAAGCAGCATGGTGTGAATGTCAGCGTCAACGCATCAGCAACCCCTTTTCAGCAGCCCAGTGGCTATGGCTCTCATGGATACAGCACTG gTGTATCCGTGACATCCAGTAATACAGGAGTGCCAGACATCTCGGGCTCTGTCTACTCCAAAACTCAG CAATCCTTCGAGAAGCAGGGATTTCACACTGGAACCCCAGCAGCCTCCTTCAATCTGCCTTCAGCGCTGGGCAGCGGCGGCCCCATCAACCCTGCAACGGCAGCGGCATACCCCCCCACTCCTTTCATGCACATCCTGACCCCGCATCAGCAGCCCCACTCGCAGATCCTCCACCACCAcctgcagcaggatgggcaG ATGATACTGTGCTGCCAACGCCAGCAGGAAGACCAG ggtggctctGGGCAGCGCAGCCAAGGCAGCTCCATCCCCCAGAAATCCCAGGCCAACAAGTCTGCCTACAACAGCTACAGCTGGGGCGCCAACTGA
- the UBAP2L gene encoding ubiquitin-associated protein 2-like isoform X4: protein MMTSVGTNRARGNWEQTQTQSQTQHKQRPQATAEQIRLAQMISDHNDADFEEKVKQLIDITGKNQDECVIALHDCNGDVNRAINVLLEGNPDTHSWEMVGKKKGVSGQKESGQAEPSEESKENRERDRDFSRRRGGPPRRGRGASRGREFRGQENGLDGGKSGGSSGRGTERGRRGRGRGRGGSGRRGGRFSAQGMGTFNPADYAEPAGTDENYGNSNNNTWNNTGSFEPDDGTRLDFIGGEGSNYPRKFDTAPGTKHPGAWRAATEEWGTEDWNEDLSETKIFTASNVSSVPLPAENVTITAGQRIDLAVLLGKTPSSMENESTNLESSQAPSLAQPLVFSNSKQSAISQPASGNSFSHHSMVSMLGKGFGDVGEAKGSSTTGSQFLEQFKTAQALAQLAAQHTQPGGSTTASSWDMGSTTQTSSLVQYDLKNPTDSSVHSPFTKRQAFTSTSTMIEVFMQEKQPVVTASTTVPAPPSSPLPSKTNPVPQMSPGSSDNQSSSPQPAQQKLKQQKKKASLTSKIPALAVEMPGSADISGLNLQFGALQFGSEPVLAEYESTPTTSTAVSQSQSSLYTSTASESSSTISSNQSQESGYQSGTIQTATFTSQNSTQGPLYEQRSTQTRRYPNSISSSPQKDLTQAKNGFSSVQPTPLQTTQAVEGATGPAVKSDSPSAPSITPLNDGVSASSLLTTASQHSTALSSLSHSEELPSTTTTQLSSTLPTQQNSLSSSTSSGRTSTSTLLHTSVESEASLHSSASTFSTSSSTVSAAPPVVSASSSLSSVSSLGLSLSSNSTVTASTRSSVATTSGKAPPNLPPGVPPLLPNPYIMAPGLLHAYPPQVYGYDDLQMLQTRFPLDYYSIPFPTPTTPLTGRDGSLSSNPYSGDLTKFGRGDASSPAPATTLAQPQQSQTQTHHTTQQTFLNPALPPGYSYTSLPYYTGVPGLPSTFQYGPAVFPVAPTSSKQHGVNVSVNASATPFQQPSGYGSHGYSTGVSVTSSNTGVPDISGSVYSKTQQSFEKQGFHTGTPAASFNLPSALGSGGPINPATAAAYPPTPFMHILTPHQQPHSQILHHHLQQDGQGGSGQRSQGSSIPQKSQANKSAYNSYSWGAN from the exons ATGATGACATCGGTGGGCACTAACCGAGCCcgggggaactgggagcagaCACAGACACAGAGCCAGACACAGCACAAGCAGCGGCCGCAG GCTACTGCGGAACAGATTCGACTTGCACAGATGATTTCGGACCACAATGACGCTGACTTTGAGGAGAAGGTGAAACAA CTGATTGACATCACAGGCAAGAACCAGGATGAGTGTGTGATTGCTCTGCATGACTGCAATGGAGATGTTAACAGAGCCATCAACGTGCTGCTGGAGGGCAATCCGGACACG CATTCCTGGGAAATGGTTGGGAAGAAGAAGGGTGTCTCGGGACAGAAGGAGAGTGGACAGGCAGAACCCagtgaagaaagcaaagaaaaccgGGAGAGGGATCGGGATTTCAGCAGACGACGTGGCGGGCCACCGAGGCGGGGGCGAGGTGCCAGCCGTGGAAGAGAGT TTCGGGGCCAGGAGAATGGACTAGATGGTGGTAAGAGTGGAGGATCTTCTGGAAGAGGCACAGAAAGAGGGAGGCGGGGACGTGGCCGAGGCCGAG GTGGCTCTGGAAGGCGAGGGGGAAGATTTTCTGCCCAAGGCATGGG AACTTTCAACCCAGCTGACTATGCTGAGCCAGCCGGCACGGATGAGAACTACGGGAATAGCAACAACAACACATGGAACAACACTGGCAGTTTTGAGCCAGATGATGGCACAA gacTTGATTTCATTGGGGGTGAGGGGTCAAATTATCCCCGAAAATTTGACACTGCTCCTGGTACGAAACATCCAG GTGCATGGAGGGCCGCAACAGAAGAATGGGGCACAGAGGACTGGAATGAAGAT cTGTCTGAGACAAAGATCTTCACCGCCTCTAATGTGTCTTCAGTGCCTCTGCCTGCCGAGAATGTGACAATCACAGCTGGACAGAG AATTGATCTTGCAGTCCTGCTAGGAAAGACGCCCTCTTCTATGGAGAATGAGTCAACAAACCTGGAGTCATCGCAGGCTCCTTCTCTGGCCCAGCCACTGGTGTTCAGCAATTCCAAGCAAAGTGCTATATCCCAGCCTGCCTCTGGTAACTCCTTCTCTCACCACAGCATG GTGAGCATGCTGGGGAAAGGGTTTGGAGATGTTGGGGAGGCCAAAGGCAGCAGTACCACAGGTTCTCAGTTCCTGGAGCAGTTCAAGACAGCCCAGGCTCTGGCTCAGCTGGCTGCTCAGCACACCCAGCCTGGTGGGAGCACCACTGCTTCTTCTTGGGACATGGGATCCACTACGCAGACCTCGTCTCTTGTGCAGTATG ATCTCAAGAACCCAACAGACTCTTCTGTTCATAGTCCCTTCACCAAGCGTCAGGCCTTCACATCGACTTCAACCATGATAGAAGTGTTCATGCAGGAGAAACAACCTGTGGTGACTGCCTCCACAACCGTGCCGGCACCCCCTTCCTCACCGCTGCCCAGCAAAACCAATCCTGTTCCCCAGATGTCCCCAGGGTCCTCGGACAACCAGTCCTCCAGTCCCCAGCCAGCACAGCAGAAGctgaagcagcaaaagaaaaaagcatcgTTAACATCAAAG ATTCCTGCGCTTGCAGTGGAAATGCCTGGCTCAGCAGATATCTCAGGGCTAAACCTGCAGTTTGGGGCATTACAGTTTGGTTCGGAGCCTGTTCTTGCGGAGTACGAATCGACGCCCACAACAAGCACCGCTGTTAGCCAATCTCAAAGCAGCCTGTACACCAGCACGGCTAG TGAATCTTCATCCACAATTTCGTCCAATCAAAGCCAGGAGTCTGGTTACCAGAGCGGCACAATACAGACAGCAACGTTTACCTCCCAGAACAGCACTCAGGGACCACTGTATGAACAGAGATCCACCCAGACGAGGCGATACCCAAATTCAATCTCTTCCTCGCCCCAGAAAGATCTGACCCAGGCCAAG aATGGTTTCAGTTCTGTGCAACCCACGCCATTACAAACCACACAGGCTGTTGAAG GTGCTACAGGCCCGGCAGTGAAATCCGattccccctctgctcccagtaTCACGCCTCTCAATGATGGGGTATCTGCCTCGTCCTTGCTGACGACAGCCAGCCAACACTCGAcagctctgagcagcctgagCCACAGTGAGGAACTCCCTAGTACGACCACCACCCAACTCAGCAG TACATTACCCACCCAGCAGAACAGTCTGTCCTCATCCACATCCTCTGGGCGAACGTCAACCTCAACTCTTCTG CACACAAGTGTGGAGAGTGAAGCAAGCCTCCATTCTTCTGCTAGCactttctccacctcctccagcacagtGTCAGCCGCCCCACCAGTCGTAAGTGCTTCATCCAGTCTCAGCAGTGTCAGCAGCCTGGGCCTCAGCCTCAGTAGTAACTCCACGGTGACAGCCTCAACTCGCAGCTCCGTTGCAACAACATCAG gaaAAGCCCCTCCCAATCTCCCTCCTGGAGTCCCACCGTTGTTGCCTAATCCGTACATCATGGCTCCAGGCTTGCTACATGCCTATCCG CCACAGGTGTATGGATATGATGACTTGCAAATGCTCCAGACGAGATTCCCTTTG gATTACTACAGCATCCCATTCCCTACACCCACCACCCCGCTGACTGGAAGAGATGGCAGCCTGAGCAGCAATCCGTACTCTG GTGACTTAACAAAATTTGGCCGAGGTGAtgcctcttctcctgctcctgcaacGACTTTGGCCCAGCCTCAGCAGAGCCAGACCCAGACTCACCACACCACGCAGCAGACGTTCCTGAACCCAGCGCTGCCTCCTGGCTACAGTTACACCAGTCTGCCGTACTACACAGGGGTACCAGGGCTCCCCAGCACCTTCCAATACGGGCCCGCCGTGTTCCCT GTTGCTCCTACCTCTTCCAAGCAGCATGGTGTGAATGTCAGCGTCAACGCATCAGCAACCCCTTTTCAGCAGCCCAGTGGCTATGGCTCTCATGGATACAGCACTG gTGTATCCGTGACATCCAGTAATACAGGAGTGCCAGACATCTCGGGCTCTGTCTACTCCAAAACTCAG CAATCCTTCGAGAAGCAGGGATTTCACACTGGAACCCCAGCAGCCTCCTTCAATCTGCCTTCAGCGCTGGGCAGCGGCGGCCCCATCAACCCTGCAACGGCAGCGGCATACCCCCCCACTCCTTTCATGCACATCCTGACCCCGCATCAGCAGCCCCACTCGCAGATCCTCCACCACCAcctgcagcaggatgggcaG ggtggctctGGGCAGCGCAGCCAAGGCAGCTCCATCCCCCAGAAATCCCAGGCCAACAAGTCTGCCTACAACAGCTACAGCTGGGGCGCCAACTGA